The Monomorium pharaonis isolate MP-MQ-018 chromosome 5, ASM1337386v2, whole genome shotgun sequence genome includes a window with the following:
- the LOC105838011 gene encoding uncharacterized protein LOC105838011 codes for MEKPVPKRDQMEESDASENNGVTQRVEKSLDPSICLSYDIMRHIFQYLRGMDQVNAALVCKLWLANYFKWLRRPLCSYVSYSGLGDIVNYLNNVKVIKPSIGFYFINCLPHKYQDCSLQCNFLDDCIGVFLPAHCETMKLFSPFMFVDMSIRVKQPDKCHLSCAFLPQIPKVEIKSFKLEVEKDCIIQKTDEFREIICAINNYKTSILNRETSTCFMLFSNYPGQMRAERWASIIQDSIGNEIASVWGGVFEDVYSRKLLLFKKKDQKDEKIKEEYILKGIPYCVAILIIGSMQTWSVILEEKCNTKEQIEARLKLFKNKVKLNTHSIGFMFVADFDRNELYKKSNVESTAFKKLFPKVPLVPCFNYGAFGKNTIVETNDEKTSKMEERKPELWYNEKGTVFLILTYG; via the exons ATGGAGAAACCGGTGCCAAAACGAGATCAGATGGAAGAATCTGACGCATCCGAAAACAATGGTGTAACTCAACGCGTTGAAAAATCGTTGGATCCAAGTATTTGTTTATCCTATGACATTATGAGACATATCTTTCAATATTTAAGAGGTATGGATCAGGTGAACGCCGCGCTTGTTTGCAA ATTGTGGTtggcaaattattttaaatggttAAGACGTCCTCTTTGCTCTTACGTTTCATATAGTGGCTTAGgtgatattgtaaattatttgaataatgtaaaagttattaaacCATCAATAggtttctattttattaattgtttgccACACAAATATCAAGATTGTAGTCTACAGTGTAATTTTTTAGAcg aTTGTATTGGTGTTTTCCTTCCTGCACATTGTGAAACTATGAAGTTATTTAGTCCATTTATGTTTGTGGACATGAGCATAAGAGTAAAACAACCCGATAAGTGTCACCTGTCATGTGctttcttgccacaaattccgaaagtagaaataaaatcatttaaattagAAGTAGAAAAGGATTGTATCATACAGAAAACAGATGAATTTCGGGAGATAATTtgtgcaattaataattataaaacatctATATTAAATCGTGAGACATCTACGTGTTTCATGTTATTCAGTAATTATCCGGGTCAAATGAGAGCAGAACGTTGGGCCTCAATAATACAAGACAg CATAGGAAATGAAATAGCTTCTGTATGGGGTGGTGTGTTCGAAGACgtttattcaagaaaattactactctttaagaaaaaagatcaGAAAGACGAGAAAATAAAGGAAGAATATATCTTAAAGGGCATACCATATTGTGTTGCTATCCTGATCATTGGTTCCATGCAAACGTGGTCTGTGATTTTGGAGGAGAAATGCAATACAAAAGAGCAGATTGAAGcaagattaaagttatttaagaacaaagtaaaattaaacacaCATTCCATAGGATTTATGTTTGTTGCTGATTTTGACAgaaatgaattatataaaaaaagtaatgtggAATCAacagcatttaaaaaattattccccAAAGTACCTTTAGTACCTTGCTTTAATTATGGTGCATTTGGGAAAAATACTATAGTTGAAACAAACGATGAaa aAACTAGTAAAATGGAAGAGAGAAAACCTGAACTTTGGTATAATGAAAAGGGTactgtatttttaatacttacatATGGTTga